One Scomber scombrus chromosome 4, fScoSco1.1, whole genome shotgun sequence genomic region harbors:
- the smarcb1a gene encoding SWI/SNF-related matrix-associated actin-dependent regulator of chromatin subfamily B member 1-A, which yields MALSKTFGQKPVKFQLEEDGDFYMIGSEVGNYLRMFRGSLYKRYPSLWRKLASVDERKKIVESSHDHGYTQLATSVTLLKAAEVEEILEGNDEKYKAVSISTEPPAYLREQKAKRNSQWVPTLPNSSHHLDAVPCSTTINRSRLGRDKKRTFPLCFDDHDPAVIHENATQSEVLVPIRLDMEIEGQKLRDAFTWNMNEKLMTPEMFAEILCDDLDLNPLAFVPAIASAIRQQIESYPTDSILEEQTDQRVIIKLNIHVGNISLVDQFEWDMSERENSPEKFALKLCSELGLGGEFVTTIAYSIRGQLSWHQRTYAFSENPLPTVEIAIRNTGDADQWCPLLETLTDAEMEKKIRDQDRNTRRMRRLANTAPAW from the exons ATGGCGCTGAGTAAAACATTTGGGCAGAAACCTGTCAAATTCCAGCTGGAGGAGGATGGAGACTTTTACATGATCGGCTCGGAG gtggggAACTACCTCCGTATGTTCAGAGGCTCACTGTATAAGAGATATCCGTCGTTATGGAGGAAACTGGCATCTGTAGACGAGCGGAAGAAGATTGTGGAGTCATCACACG ATCACGGTTACACTCAGCTCGCCACCAGCGTGACTCTGCTGAAAGCCGCGGAGGTCGAGGAGATCCTGGAAGGAAACGATGAGAAGTACAAAGCTGTCTCCATCAGCACAGAGCCGCCCGCCTACCTCAG GGAACAGAAGGCAAAGAGGAACAGTCAGTGGGTTCCTACGCTGCCCAACAGCTCTCACCACCTGGACGCTGTGCCCTGCTCCACCACCATCAACCGCAGCCGACTGGGACGCGACAAGAAGAGGACTTTCCCTCTGTG CTTTGACGACCACGACCCAGCAGTGATCCACGAGAACGCCACTCAGTCCGAAGTCCTGGTTCCGATCCGTCTGGACATGGAGATCGAGGGACAGAAACTCAGAGACGCTTTCACCTGGAACATGAACG AGAAGCTGATGACGCCCGAGATGTTCGCTGAGATCCTGTGTGACGACTTGGACCTGAACCCGCTGGCCTTCGTCCCCGCCATCGCCTCGGCCATCAGACAGCAGATCGAGTCGTATCCGACAGACAGCATCCTGGAGGAGCAGACGGACCAGAGGGTCATCATCAAG TTGAACATCCACGTGGGCAACATCTCTCTGGTGGACCAGTTCGAGTGGGACATGTCCGAGAGGGAAAACTCTCCGGAGAAGTTCGCTCTGAAGCTTTGCTCCGAGCTCGGCCTGGGAGGAGAGTTTGTCACCACCATCGCGTACAGCATCCGAGGTCAGCTGAGCTGGCACCAGAGGACGTACGCCTTCAG tgaGAACCCGCTGCCCACGGTGGAGATAGCCATTAGAAACACAGGCGATGCTGACCAGTGGTGCCCCCTGCTGGAGACGCTGACAGACGCAGAGATGGAGAAGAAGATCAGAGACCAGGACAGAAACACGAG GCGAATGAGGCGACTGGCGAACACGGCTCCTGCGTGGTAA
- the derl3 gene encoding LOW QUALITY PROTEIN: derlin-3 (The sequence of the model RefSeq protein was modified relative to this genomic sequence to represent the inferred CDS: inserted 1 base in 1 codon; deleted 1 base in 1 codon) has translation MAHSFTQEYFQIPVVTRAYTTACVLTTAAVQLEVITPFQLYFNPDLIIRRYQLWRLITSFLFFGSLGFSFVFNIIFLYRYCXMLEEGCFRGRTADFVFMFLFGGVLMTLFGLFANVFFLGQAFIIMLVYVWSRRHPLIHMNFFGLLNFQAPFLPWVLMGFSLLLGNSIVVDLLGISVGHMYYFLEDVFPNQPGGRKLLMTPELLRVMFDQPEVSDYRPLQEEQDGDLQQDEEPHN, from the exons atgGCTCACAGCTTCACTCAGGAGTATTTTCAGATCCCTGTGGTGACCCGAGCGTACACGACCGCCTGTGTCCTCACCACCGCTGCCGTG caaCTTGAGGTCATCACTCCCTTCCAGCTCTACTTTAACCCAGACCTCATCATCAGAAGATATcag ttatGGCGTCTGATAACCAGCTTCCTCTTCTTCGGTTCTCTTGGATTCAGTTTTGTGTTCAACATCATCTTTCT TTATCGATACT GGATGCTGGAGGAAGGCTGCTTCCGGGGCCGGACGGCAgattttgtgttcatg ttcctGTTCGGAGGCGTCCTGATGACT CTGTTCGGCCTGTTCGCCAACGTCTTCTTCCTGGGTCAGGCCTTCATCATCATGCTGGTGTACGTGTGGAGTAGAAGACATCCGCTCATACACATGAACTTCTTCGGCCTGCTGAACTTCCAGGCGCCGTTTCTGCCCTGGGTGCTGATGGGATTTTCGCTGCTGCTCGGAAACTCCATCGTGGTCGACCTCCTAG GTATCAGCGTCGGTCACATGTACTACTTCCTGGAAGACGTGTTTCCAAACCAGCCGGGAGGAAGAAAGCTGCTGATGACTCCAGAGCTTCT GCGGGTCATGTTTGACCAGCCGGAGGTCTCAGACTACCGTCCCCTCCAAGAAGAGCAGGACGGAGATCTGCAGCAGGACGAGGAGCCACACAACTAA